A window from Culex pipiens pallens isolate TS chromosome 3, TS_CPP_V2, whole genome shotgun sequence encodes these proteins:
- the LOC120418882 gene encoding THUMP domain-containing protein 1 homolog — MDTGAKNICYITTVLEDPTELALKILQDAAGTKDQKSRYIMKPVPIEVVNKANLKDIMDGAGKLFDRDFLKEPKMFAITSNRLFNNELERESMINALAEMISAKNRGNKTNLKHPELAVIVEVIKGLTMISVVPEISELRMYNLI; from the coding sequence ATGGACACCGGCGCGAAGAACATCTGCTACATCACGACGGTGCTGGAAGATCCGACCGAGCTGGCGCTCAAGATCCTGCAGGACGCGGCCGGAACCAAGGATCAAAAAAGCCGCTACATTATGAAGCCAGTGCCGATCGAAGTGGTCAACAAGGCCAACCTGAAGGACATCATGGACGGCGCCGGCAAGCTGTTCGATCGGGACTTTCTGAAGGAACCGAAAATGTTCGCGATCACCTCCAACCGGCTGTTCAACAACGAACTGGAGCGCGAGAGCATGATCAACGCGCTCGCCGAAATGATCAGCGCCAAAAACCGGGGTAACAAGACCAACCTGAAGCATCCGGAGCTGGCGGTGATCGTCGAAGTAATCAAAGGGCTGACGATGATAAGCGTCGTGCCGGAGATTTCCGAGCTGCGAATGTACAACCTGATCTAG